Genomic DNA from Naumovozyma dairenensis CBS 421 chromosome 11, complete genome:
ATATAAGGGCGTACTTGATCTTGGTTCTgtaatatttgaagaatgGAAAGCCGGAGAATCCATTAGCTTAATAGTATCGTTTAAATCACCAGTACTATCATTTGTTGTAAATGTCTCATTTATAGTACTATTTATGTTCCTATCCGATTCTGAGACACGTATCGTCGAATTCGTATTATCGTCTATGGTGGAAACTTCATGCGATTCTGCATAAGTTGGTGTAACGGTTGACACATTCGTTTTAGTCTCCGTTCTTGGGGTTTCACCGCCTTCTTTACttaaattttcatcttgGATAGAAGCTCTTCGATTTGGTATATTGAACTGTTTTAAGTCTTGAGTACTTCCATCTGTCGAGGATAAATCTGTCAGAAccgatgaagatgaaactCTAGTGAATTGAATAGGGTCATCTAAGGAGACTGAATTCTGTAGGACATCATTGTCACTTATTATGGTGGGAGGATCTAAAGCCTTAGGGTCCATAGAACGATATTTATCGGTTACTCGGGTATATTCCTGTTCGACATGTATTTCTGGGTTTACTGTAGATGCAGTTGAGTTAGAAGTAAAGGAATCTTTAGTCGTTAAATCATCGGGTTTCCCGTTCATGTGTGGAATGTCTGCTTGATCGCTCATTGTCGGTTTTGTCTCGTCGTTGTTCTCTATAGGTGAACACTTCCTACTCTGTGAAAAAGGTCAACAATGGAAATATTGATCTTATTAGCTGCGATGAGGTAATCACTCCGATTGGGATGCCACAAATTATTTTGGGAAGGTGATACTGTTGTCAAGATCGATAGATTAGTTGTTATGTGACTTTCGATGGCAACAACAGAAGTTGAACAACGAAATAAACAATATCGATATACCATTATCACACCCCGCGTCGTTTTCTGAGCGGACAACGGCTTCGGTTTctcgaagaagaaagtttCAGAAAAAAACGGCGATCGAATGGAGCTCTTGCAAACCACTGTTATAGTTGCCTCCAGACAGTTGGAAATCTCGACCTTGGTCTGGAGCTAGGGAGGGATACATCCATTAATCTGGTGTCTGATTTATCGTCCTCGATCTATAGTGTGTAACGATTGAGTATATGTACTAAAACTTTGTATACACTGTGTATATGTAGATAtgtttatataaatatctaTATATGTGGAAGCTGGGATAAGAAGAGCAGAAAGGAATGGGAGTATGCTCTACGATAATAAGAATGCCCCAGAACCTTCTTCCATTGCCTGTTTTAGCCTCGAGCGCATTATTTGTTGGTCGCTATATTTAGGTagtttcaaataatttgcACAGGTCATAACACTTGGTAGATATTGATCCGGGGTTAAATCATATTCCGCATGTTTCAAAACAACTGTGAACTTAGGCTTTAAACCACGGAACCCTCCAATAGGTAACTTAGGTGAACCAGTCAAAAATTGTGTAAAAAGTCTTCTTTCTTGCCCATCAAAATCTGCCATTATTGCAATCAACTCATGTATCGTTGGTGAATCAATGGTATATCCATGATCTGCACTAATACAACTATATAAAGTTTTGGGAGACCAATCTTCTTCAACACGACCGAATAATTCAACTAATTCGTCTGGCATTAGCGACAAAAGACCAACGTAGGGGAATACTTTAGAGAATCCCTTTATGAATGCATCTAATTGTTGCACTATCCCAGTATCTAATACATAAGAAAGAACTTTCGCGATGAAATCTTCAACATTAATGCTATTAACAAGGATGTTTGCTCCgttttcaatcaattcaatgTCAGTTCCTGGTAACACAAATGTTAAGGTCAATGAACTAatcttatcatcatcacctttATTTTCATAGAGATAGTGCAGAGATCGTGACAGTTGTGCGTCAACAAGTGAAAGTTTAGTGCATAGactttcaaaatcattacaTGTGTCTACCAAATCCATCTTCCTATATCTCTTATGCgtaaattcaaagaaaagttTATTAAATCTGAAATCAAGAATTCTTGAATCGAGCATCGATCTCCCAATAAATGTACctaaaaattcaaaaagcTCAAGTAATTTGGCATTGTCAGCCTTTAAATCTATTGGTGCAGGGAATAAAAGCTCTGAAATATAATCCGTATCGTCTCCCTGTTCTTCAACTTTAGAAGCATAATCATCGGTACGCCACATTTTCAAAGGTTTCTTGGCAAATTCTTTAGATAAAGTGGCATAAAATTCCAATGTTGGACCTAAACCAGTACCAATCTCATCCTGATATTCAATCTCTAGAATGCTTGGGGAGGAGCCGTATTTActtaaaatctttaaacCTGTCAAGAATATTGTATTTCTTGAAATCCTTAATTTATGTCTGACAGTTCTTCCTAACAATTGTAGTTGCTCGTcattgtttatatttttggaGCCATCATTTCTATGTTtccaaaattcaattaatctTGCGTAACCAAAAGACGTACAACGTAAGAATAATAGCCTTGTCGAAATTGGGAAAAGAAAGGAATATTCTCTAGTCAATTGTAATGTCCAATCTGGTAATATTCCACTAGCTACAATTAATGGCTCATCTAATTGTCTTGATAACTTGGCACTAATTTTcgaattaatgaaaatatcatgTTCGGAGTTGTCTTGTTTGGCAAACTTCAATAGTGTTAACACATGATGAGACGATTTTAATTCAGTAGATTTGGAGTCAACCATAGTTCTATcagaatatattattgcTAAACATCTCTCTTGTTCCCgtccttcttcttcttcctctgaCCTTGATACTGAACTTGCTGTTTCgttttttctatatataatactTGGCGCCTGTTTCCACATATCTGCAATgtctttgttttctttcttcaaccCTTTAGCAATTGCCCCAAAGATAGTATCCGTCATCGCTATGTCTGCATTATTATAACTGAATTCAAAACTCAAGTTTTTAAGACCTTCAAAGTCATTTGTAGAAGAAGTGGCTTCTTCAGAATTGGCCACATTCGGAATGATTGTATTCAAAAATTGTGCTCTCGCAAAACGATGTCTTAGGAATTCATTCAGGGTAGCAAATGAAGAGATACTATGTATCGAAACTGTTGGAGAAGTAAACGAAGAGTCAAGGCCGTTTATAACAGGTCCTTCATATTGTAAGGTAATCCGTATTTGTTTACTTAATGATGCAACACCACTTTCTTCTCCTTGTAAACCACAttctaaaatattaaatgattccACTCTGTTCAAAGCTGCATGCAAAATTCCAACGAACttcttgaaattattttctCCAAATACTTTGTTGAAAGCTCTATGAGACACACTTAACCAATCCTCATATCTACTTAAAAACTCAGACAAAGCTGAGGCCAGGCCTGTTGAAACTAGCTCAAATCCAGAAAGTTCGAAACTCCCACagaaaatatgattttGTAACGTTGTCCAAAACTGGAGCCAATCTTCGTCTTTAGTACAATTAAAGTGTATATCTAATGAATGAAGTTCAGTGACtaacttttcaatatctttcaaCTCATTCAGTTGGACCTTTTGAGCGGTACCAAaaatagataataaatcttccGTTATTTGGCATGTCTTAGCTTCGAGATTATTGAGTGCTAATTTTTTACAGATGttgaatttcaatttctttggTTTAACGGAATCTGGAATATCTCCATCACTGAATCCCAAACCGAATCCATGATgatcatattcatcatcttcttcttcttcttcttcgcCATCTCCATCCTCTTCGCTCTCAGAATGTCCCCTACCATCAAGATTTTCCTTAGGAGGTATTTCGCCGGCACTTTCTATATCATGGTCATTAACACTTGTTCTTGAATTCTCATCTGTACAATTATTAATCTTTCTAAAATGGTTGGCAATTTTATTGACCAATTCAACGACACCTTCTCTTTTAACTTGTGATAGATAGATGTCAGAAAAATCGGTAACAACTATTTGTAAAATAGAAACAACTCCTATTAATGAACTATTTATCTCAATAGAGTTGGATTCATCGTTCCTTAAGGACGGTTCAACTTGTGCTAAAACTGAGCCAATTAGCCTAACGAGATATTTACAGACATCAGCGGCCGTGGATTTATTCATACATGAAACAACTCTCGCCAACGCGATTAGAACATATCTTCTAACATCGAAATCAACCGTATTGATATAGATTTCAACCAGCAAAGGAGTCGTATTCTTCAGAAGTAGGTTCAGTTTTTCTTCGTTATCTAAGGGTATTATCTTTTTATGATCACATTCAGACAATACTTGATCTTTTTCAGCTGGGAACAATGACACCAGTAATCTGGCTACACTTTTTAATAAGCTTTTAGGAACAAACATTAAAATCTCATGCAATGGGGTATTAGGTGTTTTCTTGTATTCATTGAAACAATTTTCAAACATGGGACAAAGATCTTGAACTTCAATAAGTGCTCTTGCTAGTTTCCCACTAACTAACGCCGATTGAGATAAAATATCTATacatttcaatttgttctGGAGAGTTGTATCAGTACCAGATATCATTTGGATCAAGTGGTTCAAGATATTCTCtgtaaataaatcatctaaCATTGAATCCTTCGTGAATTGCCCGGCTGCAGCATAGACTATATTTAGAATTTTAGTTATAATATCCTCATCCGCTGTATTGACGAAAATATTGTTTAACGACAAGAATACGTCCTGAACTGTAGGgaaatcattcaatttgaCACGGCAGCAAGCATTTGAAACGATGGCAATGGCTTTCCTTTGAGCATGGATAGTGAAGAAATCGAAATACTGAATATAATGAGATAGCTTTCCCGAAAGTAGAATATCTCTACCATGAACTCTTGAAATAAATTCTAAGGTCTCTAGAACTTGTTCTGCCAAATCTATAAAGTTAATTTCCAGTAGTTTATTTTGCAGAATTGGGATAATATCTTGGTGGACAGCCATGCTAACTGTATCGGGATTGATTTCAAACAGATTATAAAGACATCTGCAAGCCTGCATTTGCAGTTCTAATTCACCTTGTAGAATGGGGCTGTCTAACACACCTATGATACttcttaataatttcttcacGGACAATGTCCTATCCAATACAAATTGGTTGGTCATTAGTAAATTCTCTGATATTTCTCTCAAGCTTTCCATGGCAAAATATGGATCATCGTTAGCATTAGTAACGTTCTCAATCAGCTTATCAAGTCTTGATTTTTCCTCATCCGCACCTCCCCCATTCAAATTACTGATTCCGCCTTCTCTTAACATGGAAAGCAATTCTGGGAACATACCAAATTGGCTATTGTTTGGTGTGTCAGGGTTTCCTTGAGCGTCAGCTCTTAATTGGCTAATTCTATCTAAGGCTGATTGTAAGTTGGCGTATCTTCCACTAACATGGTCATCGTTATGTTCATCGTCGCCATCATGGCTTTCATTTTCTCCATCACTTTCATCTTCGTCGTCATCAATACCATCACCATTATCAGTACTGGTCATACCGTagtcttcttcttcgtcattGTCCCCTTCATCGTGCTCATGGAGAATATCATGCTCTTCTCGATACGAATGAGCATCGGAGTAAAAactttcatcttcttcagaCATGTCGTGATCGTCCATTTGTCAAAGAAAGTGGTTTCGTTTTCTTGATGTAGGTATTCCTTATAGTCTacaggaaaaaaataggAAATCTGTCAGCTAGAACAGTTAggtttttaatattttcaaaatgagTATAACGATGTCaagataatttatcatcttaTAATTNNNNNNNNNNNNNNNNNNNNTTTCGCCTTAACCACTCGGCCAAGTTGCCtaattcttgttttttttacttcttGGTGTAGAAAGGATTTTGATTCATCATTGATAAAAAAGTCCCCCAAACAGGGTCAATAATGGAGATTGTCGTTATCTACGTACGTAATGTTCAGATTAGCACCTACAAGTAGTatcattttggaaagttGGTTTTGCTACGGtacaataataagaaatacCCTATAAAAAGTGATTTGTTGGACCTACCTGCAAGGCAGAAATCTTTTTTAGCAATACTATCATTTGCTGATAAATAGATAGTCTCATTGTATTTATAGGACTTTCTACTTTTGTCAAAGTACCGACTAGTCTGAGCCATGCCAATGCTACTAAGCATTTAAGGTTGCTTGGTTTAGAGAACGATACTATTTCCTATGGAAATTGAGATAGATTGAGATGTTATTTAGCATATTTGAGAGGCTCAGCTAATGTTGGCTTTTAAGACTTTCAAACAGAGTTAGCCCATTTAGAATCATCGCCTCTTGAAATTGTGAACTATAAGCAGTCGTTACCAAACcctttattaatatctaGGAGATACTTTCTGAACCTATCAGGAAAGGAACTATTGTGTTGAGAGCCAATAGAAAGATATTCGATTCATTCTTTTGATAGAGATTGTTACTCTCCGGAATCTCCACATTGATTTGGAGGTCACACTTAGTGGTGATTGTACCAAAACATTTAAAATATGCGTTATATGCAGCTgcatattttcttctcgTCATGTAATCTAAGAAACTTTTTAGGTCATACGATGCATAGGGAATGCTGGCAATACCATATTTGCTGAGTTAATAAATACTTAAGATAACCACAGAGAAAAGTGTacaaattccaaattatttcaCAATTCCTAACATATATGTCGATTGAATTGTAGAACTTAAATTGATCATGGGAGGGATTGGTAAATCCTTTCAGCAATCGTAATTGAGGGAGTTAAAGTCATAGTTCGAACTATCGTTTTAGCAGCTCCAGAATTGATAAGTTCTCGTGCTCCTTATTTGGCATGGAAAGCTCCTCTTGCAGAGTATTGGCAGTAATGGATATCTCTACGTATCACCGATGATAAAAGTCCTCATATACTTTACTGGTAAGCTATTCAGAAAACTTCTAGGAACTGTTCATTAGGTGCAAACTGAAACaagtaaatataaaaatgtaGACAATGAGAAGAAAATTCTAATCGAATCACAGTTGAAGGAAAAGCAGAGTATTATCTCgaatgaatttaaaataatGCTGGTGGGGTTCGAATATCCCAGTATTATACAATATAGAATAGGGTTGTTAATGATACAacatgaaaataaaaaaagtaaactgatatatgtatgtacaaacttttttttatttttctttttatttttgcaTATAATCTATCTATCTAAGTTTATATAACATTTATATGTTATCAGAGTCCTTTCTTTTCATCAGCGCTTGGAGTCGTTGGTTCTTCAGAATCTGATTCAGAATCACTTCTTGTATCCTCTACTATACCCTTCCACACCATTCTATATAAAATCCTAAAGATTAAGAATAGCCAGTACAAATTAACCAATTGTAAGGCTGCAATCAAAACGAAAACGATTGGTAAAGAGATCCAACATTTATATTGCTGAGTAGCGAAATCCAACACATAATCACCGACAGTCTTAAATTCAGTTAACACAGACCAAAGGATTCTAATATTGACGACATGACGTAGATAAATCCAACAAACTACGAATATGAAGAATACCGGTGGTGTAAATGGGGAATCcaaataattaaatatctttgaaagtgataagaaaaaatcagAGAAATCCATAGTGATGTAAACAGCTAGCCCCATTTTGGTGAAATGGAAAACGTATGAGGCCCAAACTAATAGTAATGTTACGATATGATGGAAGATCATTTCTGTGTGATCTTTTCTTGGTTTTTCCAATTGAAGCACGAGGACACATGCTTGTTGAGCCCAAAATGCAGCTTGACCTAGGTAAAAGatcttgaataatttcGGATTAGTTAAATCTGGATACGTTTCGTACATGGGAGCTGTTTTGAAAAACCATAGGTCTGAATGATACATGATATAGAGGCCGAATGGAGCTGAGAATCCATAATAAACGATGTAGAACATTTGTTCAAGgattcttttcttcttatgTTCTGTTTGAGCGTTCAATAATTCAGGGATTGGTCTAAGCACTATATCTAAGAGGAATTCTCTTAAGAAAGTGAAGAAGATCATATAGTAGAAGACAAACGCTAGATCGTTAATGCCCTTAGCGTATTCTTCTGTGTCGCCAACTCTATAAGATATGGCTACAAATTTATGCAGTGGATTTGTTTGAGTTCTGTTACCTGAAGTGAAGTATGCACTATAAACGATGATTAAGATGATCAACGGAGCGATCCAAGTATGACGATAGTTCATTTCCCTGAATGATAACcaaaatttcttaattagATCCTTATCATTCTTTGAAGCTTCAGTCAATTGTAACATTCTCTTCTTGGAAGCTGTTCTAGATTCTTTTGTCTCGAACATCGTACCAAGACCAGAAACAGTATCACCAAGATCGATTCTTCCAACGGAAGATGTACGTCTTGCTCTGGTGGTTCCCATTCTAACAGAGAGCTTACTTCCTGTCGAGGTCATTGGTTTGAGTGGAGGACGAGGGAAAGGTGCAGGAGATCCTGACATTTTTAGatgtatatttttgtttgtttgttcgCTTCCTTATTCTTGTTCTAAGGCCCTTTAGAAAAAAGCTAATAGAATGCTCTTGATGGTATTTCCACAGACGCTATGAatgttatttttcttttcttcgtGGCTGGAAATAACTAGGCCTCGAATATGTAGTAAAGTCGACCAAGGTTTTATGTCGAAGCAAGACTGCGGCAAGGAATAGTAGGTGGCTCAACAACTACATTATGTATTTTTCCATTCTGGAAAGATGAAAGCTTATATCTTATTCCTCTTCCCTCCACGGAAAGAGATCTTattgagaaaaaaaatgcagGGATATGCCAGCTAACGTGCGAATCACGTAGCGAAGAATAGCTGTCAAAAGGAAAGATGACAATTACTGTCCGCAGTTTTCTCTCTGTCGTTGCTTTTTctgttgttatttttttttttgacgTCCCGttttgtttctttcaaaaaagaaaaataaaaacgCGAAAATGGGAATAGGTTATGAGAATTGTGCCACACAAGAAACGGTAGCCTAAGCCCTCGGGCCGCCCCGACAACAAGGACCCTTTCTCTTTCTGAGCTTCGCGTTGCGTCACacttattttcttgaaaatg
This window encodes:
- the UFD4 gene encoding putative ubiquitin-protein ligase UFD4 (similar to Saccharomyces cerevisiae UFD4 (YKL010C); ancestral locus Anc_2.497) codes for the protein MDDHDMSEEDESFYSDAHSYREEHDILHEHDEGDNDEEEDYGMTSTDNGDGIDDDEDESDGENESHDGDDEHNDDHVSGRYANLQSALDRISQLRADAQGNPDTPNNSQFGMFPELLSMLREGGISNLNGGGADEEKSRLDKLIENVTNANDDPYFAMESLREISENLLMTNQFVLDRTLSVKKLLRSIIGVLDSPILQGELELQMQACRCLYNLFEINPDTVSMAVHQDIIPILQNKLLEINFIDLAEQVLETLEFISRVHGRDILLSGKLSHYIQYFDFFTIHAQRKAIAIVSNACCRVKLNDFPTVQDVFLSLNNIFVNTADEDIITKILNIVYAAAGQFTKDSMLDDLFTENILNHLIQMISGTDTTLQNKLKCIDILSQSALVSGKLARALIEVQDLCPMFENCFNEYKKTPNTPLHEILMFVPKSLLKSVARLLVSLFPAEKDQVLSECDHKKIIPLDNEEKLNLLLKNTTPLLVEIYINTVDFDVRRYVLIALARVVSCMNKSTAADVCKYLVRLIGSVLAQVEPSLRNDESNSIEINSSLIGVVSILQIVVTDFSDIYLSQVKREGVVELVNKIANHFRKINNCTDENSRTSVNDHDIESAGEIPPKENLDGRGHSESEEDGDGEEEEEEDDEYDHHGFGLGFSDGDIPDSVKPKKLKFNICKKLALNNLEAKTCQITEDLLSIFGTAQKVQLNELKDIEKLVTELHSLDIHFNCTKDEDWLQFWTTLQNHIFCGSFELSGFELVSTGLASALSEFLSRYEDWLSVSHRAFNKVFGENNFKKFVGILHAALNRVESFNILECGLQGEESGVASLSKQIRITLQYEGPVINGLDSSFTSPTVSIHSISSFATLNEFLRHRFARAQFLNTIIPNVANSEEATSSTNDFEGLKNLSFEFSYNNADIAMTDTIFGAIAKGLKKENKDIADMWKQAPSIIYRKNETASSVSRSEEEEEGREQERCLAIIYSDRTMVDSKSTELKSSHHVLTLLKFAKQDNSEHDIFINSKISAKLSRQLDEPLIVASGILPDWTLQLTREYSFLFPISTRLLFLRCTSFGYARLIEFWKHRNDGSKNINNDEQLQLLGRTVRHKLRISRNTIFLTGLKILSKYGSSPSILEIEYQDEIGTGLGPTLEFYATLSKEFAKKPLKMWRTDDYASKVEEQGDDTDYISELLFPAPIDLKADNAKLLELFEFLGTFIGRSMLDSRILDFRFNKLFFEFTHKRYRKMDLVDTCNDFESLCTKLSLVDAQLSRSLHYLYENKGDDDKISSLTLTFVLPGTDIELIENGANILVNSINVEDFIAKVLSYVLDTGIVQQLDAFIKGFSKVFPYVGLLSLMPDELVELFGRVEEDWSPKTLYSCISADHGYTIDSPTIHELIAIMADFDGQERRLFTQFLTGSPKLPIGGFRGLKPKFTVVLKHAEYDLTPDQYLPSVMTCANYLKLPKYSDQQIMRSRLKQAMEEGSGAFLLS
- the LAC1 gene encoding sphingosine N-acyltransferase LAC1 (similar to Saccharomyces cerevisiae LAG1 (YHL003C) and LAC1 (YKL008C); ancestral locus Anc_2.501), which produces MSGSPAPFPRPPLKPMTSTGSKLSVRMGTTRARRTSSVGRIDLGDTVSGLGTMFETKESRTASKKRMLQLTEASKNDKDLIKKFWLSFREMNYRHTWIAPLIILIIVYSAYFTSGNRTQTNPLHKFVAISYRVGDTEEYAKGINDLAFVFYYMIFFTFLREFLLDIVLRPIPELLNAQTEHKKKRILEQMFYIVYYGFSAPFGLYIMYHSDLWFFKTAPMYETYPDLTNPKLFKIFYLGQAAFWAQQACVLVLQLEKPRKDHTEMIFHHIVTLLLVWASYVFHFTKMGLAVYITMDFSDFFLSLSKIFNYLDSPFTPPVFFIFVVCWIYLRHVVNIRILWSVLTEFKTVGDYVLDFATQQYKCWISLPIVFVLIAALQLVNLYWLFLIFRILYRMVWKGIVEDTRSDSESDSEEPTTPSADEKKGL